One stretch of Leadbetterella byssophila DSM 17132 DNA includes these proteins:
- a CDS encoding SusC/RagA family TonB-linked outer membrane protein, with protein sequence MKKNLLFLLSLLLLFWSETQAQNRTITGKVTASEDGSPIPGATVQVKGSSIATNTDAEGSFSIQASSSQTLVFSFVGFASSEQSVGNRSVINVSLETDLKLLDELVVTGVAGATSRKKLTVSVAKVGGDKLSIVPATSAAGALTGKVAGLKTSAGGGSPGANVDLLLRGDNNLNTSSAPLLLVDGIILTGSLADLNVDDIESIEVVKGAAAAALYGSRAGNGVIAVTTKRGSSGSINKTDIVVRNEIGSSQIAKYLETAESHVYALADDWQTAQGRYTKYKGVTYPADYAGGGYDPRITGSRSIDPDGYMDNPYGVYRDMQSDIFRTGTNLTNFVSVSNRTDRGNVYLSFENNLQQGVMKLTDGYNRQNFRINVDHHLTKWLKVSASNLFLNRTTNTPSQSNGIFYNIARLEKDVDVFAKNPDGQPYYVRFNHFNDETENPLYYLYKRKQEAKTRRWLANYSANVRLTSWADLDLTQTMEISNFREEIINPMDTWQRSGGVIEDNYQKYSGGSISNSTNESKTANSQFTLNLNRKFGDLSTRAKLSYLYENRHYESNYMYGQKFVISGIENFKNIRSEDITSGDSYQEDERAQNYFAILGLDYKDRYLFDGMYRYDGSSLFGPDARWNSYYRLSGAYRISEDVKINGIDELKVRVAHGTAGIRPNFAWQYEVYSLSSGNTSPSQKGNRLLKPSTTAETEIGINVDFLKKFTFEATYAMSVTKDQFLNVPLVAFLNDGFPNQWQNAGEVKSNTFEFTLGANWYKKKDFSWNTNIVFSKVNQKITKLPIPPYSPGGQDLNGDQGNLFRIAEGEVYGAIYGYKMIRTLEEMSQQLPEGKTIGDYEINSDGYVVPKGSQGTASEMPIKKLNADGTPWYGKIGNGNPDFIAGITNTVTYKNFQFYLLLDWKQGGDIYNGKEQRLAFNNVSKRQDMTNVPQDKKKVASYVGSNTGFYDANNANAYWVEDGTYVKVRELAIGYNLPSRWVKGFSKGINARVIGRNLLTFTNYSGYDPEVGSIRFPVDGIYANPLYRQYAFSLTLNF encoded by the coding sequence ATGAAGAAAAATCTACTTTTTCTTCTGAGCTTGCTTTTGCTTTTTTGGAGCGAAACACAAGCCCAGAACAGAACCATTACCGGAAAAGTAACAGCCTCTGAAGACGGCTCACCCATCCCTGGAGCTACAGTACAAGTAAAAGGCAGCTCCATTGCTACTAACACAGATGCAGAAGGATCCTTTTCCATTCAAGCTTCATCAAGCCAAACTCTCGTATTTTCCTTCGTTGGATTTGCTAGTTCAGAACAAAGTGTAGGAAATCGCTCTGTCATTAATGTAAGTCTAGAAACAGACTTAAAACTGTTGGACGAACTGGTTGTTACGGGTGTTGCCGGTGCTACTTCACGTAAGAAACTAACCGTTTCTGTAGCAAAAGTAGGCGGTGACAAGTTGAGTATTGTACCAGCCACTTCAGCAGCCGGAGCATTAACGGGAAAGGTTGCCGGTCTTAAAACCTCTGCCGGAGGCGGTAGCCCAGGTGCGAACGTTGACTTATTATTAAGAGGTGACAACAACCTAAACACCAGCTCTGCTCCCCTACTTTTAGTAGACGGTATCATCCTAACAGGTAGCTTAGCTGACCTTAACGTTGATGATATTGAGTCCATTGAAGTAGTAAAAGGTGCTGCAGCTGCCGCCCTTTACGGTTCGCGTGCAGGTAATGGTGTAATTGCCGTAACTACTAAACGTGGTAGTTCAGGAAGCATTAACAAAACGGATATCGTGGTTAGAAACGAGATCGGTAGCTCTCAAATCGCAAAATATCTGGAAACAGCAGAGTCTCATGTTTATGCTTTAGCAGATGACTGGCAAACTGCTCAAGGAAGGTATACGAAGTACAAAGGCGTTACTTATCCAGCTGATTATGCAGGAGGTGGATATGATCCAAGAATCACAGGAAGTAGAAGTATTGACCCTGATGGCTATATGGATAATCCTTATGGAGTATATAGAGACATGCAAAGTGACATCTTCCGTACAGGTACTAACTTAACTAACTTTGTGTCTGTGTCCAACCGTACCGATAGGGGGAACGTTTATCTGTCGTTTGAGAACAATTTACAACAAGGCGTTATGAAGTTGACAGATGGTTATAACCGTCAGAACTTCAGAATCAACGTAGACCATCACCTAACTAAATGGTTAAAAGTAAGTGCTTCGAACTTATTCCTGAACAGAACCACTAACACTCCTTCTCAAAGCAACGGTATTTTCTATAACATTGCTCGTCTAGAGAAGGACGTAGATGTATTTGCTAAGAACCCTGATGGCCAGCCATATTATGTTCGTTTTAACCACTTCAATGACGAAACTGAAAACCCTCTTTATTATCTATATAAGAGAAAGCAAGAGGCTAAAACGCGTAGATGGTTAGCTAACTACTCCGCTAACGTACGCCTTACATCATGGGCTGATCTAGACCTTACACAAACCATGGAGATTTCAAACTTCCGTGAGGAAATTATCAACCCTATGGATACTTGGCAGCGTTCAGGTGGTGTGATTGAGGATAACTACCAAAAATATAGTGGTGGTAGTATTTCTAATTCTACTAACGAATCAAAAACAGCAAACAGCCAGTTCACTTTGAACCTGAACCGTAAATTTGGTGATCTATCTACTAGAGCAAAACTATCATACCTGTATGAAAATCGTCATTACGAAAGTAACTACATGTATGGACAGAAGTTCGTGATCTCAGGAATAGAAAACTTCAAAAACATCCGTTCAGAAGACATTACCTCAGGTGACTCTTACCAAGAAGACGAAAGAGCTCAGAACTATTTTGCCATCTTAGGTTTAGATTATAAAGATCGTTACTTATTTGACGGTATGTACCGTTATGACGGTTCATCCTTGTTCGGACCGGATGCCAGATGGAATTCTTATTACAGATTATCCGGGGCATACCGTATTTCTGAAGATGTAAAAATCAACGGAATTGATGAATTAAAAGTGCGTGTTGCTCATGGTACAGCAGGTATCCGTCCTAATTTCGCATGGCAATATGAAGTTTATAGCTTATCTAGTGGTAATACCTCTCCTTCTCAAAAAGGTAACCGCTTGCTAAAACCTTCTACTACAGCTGAAACGGAAATTGGTATCAATGTAGACTTCTTGAAGAAGTTTACCTTTGAGGCTACTTATGCCATGTCAGTAACCAAAGACCAATTCTTAAACGTTCCTTTGGTAGCGTTCTTGAATGACGGTTTCCCTAACCAGTGGCAAAATGCCGGGGAAGTAAAATCCAATACCTTTGAATTCACCTTAGGTGCCAACTGGTATAAGAAAAAGGATTTCTCTTGGAATACCAATATTGTATTCTCTAAAGTAAATCAGAAGATCACTAAACTCCCTATCCCTCCTTATAGCCCAGGTGGTCAAGACCTAAACGGTGACCAAGGTAACCTGTTCAGAATCGCAGAAGGCGAGGTTTACGGTGCCATTTACGGTTATAAAATGATAAGAACACTGGAAGAGATGTCTCAACAGCTCCCAGAAGGAAAAACCATTGGCGATTACGAAATCAACAGTGACGGTTATGTAGTTCCAAAAGGATCTCAAGGAACAGCAAGTGAAATGCCGATCAAGAAACTTAACGCTGATGGAACTCCTTGGTACGGAAAAATAGGTAATGGTAACCCTGACTTCATAGCCGGTATCACTAACACCGTTACTTATAAAAACTTCCAATTCTACTTATTACTAGACTGGAAACAAGGTGGAGACATCTACAATGGCAAAGAGCAGCGTTTGGCATTTAACAACGTGAGTAAACGACAAGACATGACGAATGTTCCTCAAGACAAGAAGAAAGTGGCTTCTTACGTAGGCTCTAACACCGGTTTCTACGATGCAAATAATGCAAATGCTTACTGGGTAGAAGACGGCACATATGTTAAAGTAAGAGAATTAGCTATAGGATATAACCTTCCTAGCCGTTGGGTGAAAGGCTTCTCTAAAGGTATTAATGCCAGAGTTATTGGTAGAAACCTTTTAACTTTCACTAACTATTCAGGGTATGACCCTGAAGTGGGATCAATCCGCTTCCCTGTAGATGGTATTTATGCCAACCCACTTTACAGACAATACGCGTTTTCACTTACTCTAAACTTCTAA
- the tpiA gene encoding triose-phosphate isomerase: MRKKYAAGNWKMNKTFEEGQILLSEVVNMVKDELTHPNVQVVLGVPFPYLSTFSKLVDTPKVALAAQNCYPKASGAYTGEVSVPMLKSVGVKYVIIGHSERREYFAESDAFIAEKVDAILAEGLTPIFCCGETLSQREAGIHFDFVKGQLTNSLFHLSEEAIQQVVIAYEPIWAIGTGVTASSDQAQEMHKVLRDHLASKYGAAVAEEISILYGGSVNAGNAEELFSQPDVDGGLVGGASLKSRDFTDISKSFPA, encoded by the coding sequence ATGAGAAAAAAATACGCAGCCGGAAACTGGAAAATGAACAAGACTTTTGAAGAGGGTCAAATTCTCCTTTCAGAAGTCGTAAACATGGTAAAAGATGAGTTGACTCATCCCAATGTACAAGTGGTTTTAGGGGTTCCATTTCCTTACTTGAGTACGTTTTCTAAGTTGGTTGACACCCCCAAAGTGGCCTTGGCTGCTCAGAACTGTTACCCTAAAGCATCCGGTGCATATACCGGAGAGGTATCCGTTCCCATGTTAAAATCTGTAGGTGTAAAGTATGTGATCATTGGACACTCGGAAAGACGGGAATACTTTGCCGAATCAGATGCCTTTATTGCGGAGAAAGTGGATGCTATATTGGCGGAAGGTTTGACTCCAATTTTTTGTTGTGGAGAAACCTTAAGTCAGAGGGAAGCGGGAATTCATTTTGACTTTGTTAAGGGTCAGTTGACGAATAGTTTGTTTCATCTATCTGAGGAGGCTATTCAACAGGTGGTGATCGCCTATGAACCCATCTGGGCTATTGGTACAGGTGTGACGGCAAGTTCTGATCAGGCTCAGGAGATGCACAAGGTTTTAAGAGATCATTTGGCTTCAAAATACGGAGCTGCAGTGGCAGAAGAAATTTCTATCCTTTATGGGGGTAGTGTGAATGCTGGTAATGCAGAAGAATTATTCAGTCAGCCGGACGTAGACGGTGGGCTTGTAGGTGGGGCGTCTTTGAAATCTCGTGATTTTACAGATATATCAAAGTCCTTCCCGGCATAA
- the recF gene encoding DNA replication/repair protein RecF (All proteins in this family for which functions are known are DNA-binding proteins that assist the filamentation of RecA onto DNA for the initiation of recombination or recombinational repair.), whose protein sequence is MYLQNLRLYNFRNYEERFFTFSPTLNCIVGKNGSGKTNLLDAVYFLALSKSSIQTQDSLSIRFEEDFSSLEGAFSNQNIIGIHLLRNGKKTVTSNHKVYEKLSDHIGKYPVVLLAPNDTDYIRDGAETRRKLFDGILSQVDPEYLQTYLKYNKTLDQRNSLLKQFAEQNYVDKDLLSIYTESLLVLGKAIFEKRKSFIESFSPLFKDQYVHLSEGREQVEIQYSSDLWEENFEEQFQKNLNRDLSAQRTTMGVHKDDFLFLMDGVLVKKFGSQGQRKSFVMAIKLAQFQCLELEKETKPILLLDDIFDKLDDRRILRLIEMMNSGAFGQIFLTDARPERTAELLSHTEVNLISL, encoded by the coding sequence ATGTATCTCCAAAATCTTCGCCTCTATAACTTTAGGAACTATGAGGAACGCTTTTTCACGTTCTCTCCTACCCTGAATTGCATAGTGGGAAAGAACGGAAGTGGGAAAACTAATCTTCTGGATGCAGTCTACTTTTTGGCATTGTCAAAAAGCTCTATACAGACCCAGGACTCCCTCAGTATCCGCTTTGAAGAAGACTTTTCTAGCTTAGAAGGGGCCTTTTCTAACCAAAACATCATAGGCATTCACCTCTTAAGGAATGGTAAGAAAACCGTCACCTCGAATCATAAAGTGTATGAAAAACTTTCGGACCATATAGGGAAATACCCGGTGGTACTTTTGGCACCAAATGATACCGACTATATCCGGGACGGAGCTGAAACCCGAAGAAAACTTTTTGATGGCATCCTGTCTCAGGTGGATCCGGAGTATTTACAAACGTATCTTAAGTACAATAAGACCCTTGATCAAAGAAACAGCCTGCTTAAACAGTTTGCAGAACAGAATTATGTAGACAAAGACCTTCTTTCTATATATACTGAATCTCTTCTCGTGTTAGGCAAAGCCATCTTTGAAAAGAGGAAATCTTTTATAGAATCCTTCTCCCCCTTATTCAAAGACCAATACGTACATCTTTCTGAAGGCAGAGAACAAGTAGAAATCCAGTATAGCTCAGACCTGTGGGAAGAAAATTTTGAAGAACAGTTCCAAAAGAACTTAAACAGAGACCTCTCTGCCCAAAGAACTACAATGGGAGTACATAAGGACGACTTTCTCTTCCTTATGGATGGAGTACTTGTGAAAAAATTTGGCTCTCAAGGACAAAGGAAAAGTTTCGTAATGGCCATCAAACTAGCCCAATTCCAATGTTTGGAACTAGAAAAAGAAACCAAGCCTATCCTCCTTTTAGATGATATTTTCGATAAACTTGACGACAGAAGAATACTCCGACTCATAGAAATGATGAACTCCGGAGCATTTGGACAGATCTTCTTAACGGACGCACGACCAGAACGTACAGCCGAACTCCTGTCTCATACTGAGGTTAATCTGATATCCTTATAA
- the pdhA gene encoding pyruvate dehydrogenase (acetyl-transferring) E1 component subunit alpha translates to MAAKSKGASKVKYSKEQYLYWYDSMVLQRKFEEKAGQLYGQQKIRGFCHLYIGQEACSSGSVSALKKGDKYITAYRDHGHPLALGTDPGKIMAELYGKVTGTTKGKGGSMHIFDKEVGFMGGHGIVGAQIPMGAGIGFAEKYLGTDNVCICYFGDGAIRQGAFHEALNMAMTWKIPTIFVVENNGYAMGTSVARTSNVRELYTLGEAYDIPSEAVDAMDVEIVHEAVSRAAERARKGEGPSFLEFKTYRYRGHSMSDPQKYRTKEEVAEWKQRDPIELIKDRILTNGIATQEELDAIDEKVKKQVDEAVKFAEESPWPKPEEAFEDIYVQSDYPFLKE, encoded by the coding sequence ATGGCAGCAAAAAGCAAAGGAGCATCAAAAGTAAAATACTCCAAGGAACAATATCTATACTGGTATGACTCCATGGTACTTCAGCGCAAGTTTGAAGAGAAGGCGGGGCAGTTGTACGGACAGCAAAAAATCAGAGGATTTTGTCACTTGTACATTGGGCAAGAAGCCTGTTCTTCAGGATCAGTGTCTGCGCTGAAGAAAGGAGATAAATACATCACCGCCTATAGGGATCACGGCCATCCATTGGCTTTAGGAACAGATCCTGGAAAGATCATGGCGGAACTATATGGAAAGGTTACCGGTACTACCAAAGGAAAGGGTGGTTCCATGCACATTTTTGATAAAGAAGTAGGTTTTATGGGTGGTCACGGTATCGTGGGTGCGCAGATTCCTATGGGTGCAGGTATAGGTTTTGCTGAGAAGTATTTAGGAACTGATAATGTATGTATCTGTTATTTCGGTGACGGTGCTATACGTCAGGGTGCTTTCCATGAAGCTTTAAACATGGCTATGACCTGGAAGATCCCTACTATTTTCGTAGTAGAGAATAATGGTTATGCTATGGGTACTTCTGTAGCTAGAACTTCAAATGTAAGAGAACTATATACTTTAGGAGAAGCTTACGATATACCTTCTGAAGCTGTAGATGCTATGGACGTGGAGATTGTTCACGAAGCGGTTTCACGTGCAGCTGAAAGAGCTAGAAAAGGGGAAGGACCATCTTTCTTAGAATTTAAAACTTACCGTTATAGAGGTCACTCTATGTCTGACCCACAAAAATACCGTACGAAAGAGGAGGTAGCAGAGTGGAAACAAAGAGACCCTATCGAATTGATCAAGGATAGAATCTTGACTAACGGTATAGCTACTCAAGAAGAATTAGATGCTATTGACGAAAAGGTGAAAAAGCAAGTAGATGAGGCCGTTAAGTTTGCGGAAGAGTCTCCATGGCCAAAACCGGAAGAAGCATTTGAAGATATTTATGTTCAATCGGATTATCCTTTCTTGAAAGAATAG
- a CDS encoding DUF1800 domain-containing protein yields the protein MAVVSRRGFLGLHRAEVKAGLEEHTSPLTRMEVRHLLQRCCFALSPNVIDKYVGKTAREVVDGLFANGNTSPAPPSFVNDQIRDPDKLSGSAKDAEANKLNLHYGDYNWDLGGWWVTQMKNDKESIVEKMTFFWHGHLTTQYANCVNIPVIPMYLQNDLFRKNFAGNFYTLLEKICIDGAMLVYLNGGENVAEAPNENFARELLELYSLGVGNYTEADIKEAAKILTGWKIKYFSDESLTPNRGYFNPNDFDKNTKRFFDETFQVNYEVTQENVFNNSVRRLIQVILNKKGDIAAKFMMSKFYKYFVYANPNAQDEKIINELAAQLRQEKFEFQPVLKTLLRSKHFFAPENIGIQLKSPAETIVNMVAHLKFVDKYARNIMSELGLELFNPPNVSGWKGYRSWVSTKSLPTTIYYIHEIFSYNSANDFANWAETMDNSGDRERLTSRILETFFGRPVTGERFKGFVDILGADWSGINKTEAGNRIKKLLENVIKAPEFYLS from the coding sequence ATGGCTGTGGTTTCGAGAAGAGGATTTTTAGGTCTACACAGAGCAGAGGTTAAAGCAGGATTGGAAGAGCATACCTCTCCTTTGACTCGCATGGAAGTTCGGCATCTCCTTCAGAGGTGCTGTTTTGCACTTTCTCCTAATGTCATTGATAAGTACGTAGGTAAAACGGCAAGGGAGGTTGTGGACGGCTTGTTTGCGAACGGAAATACTTCTCCCGCTCCCCCCTCATTTGTGAATGATCAGATTCGGGACCCGGATAAGCTTTCAGGCTCCGCGAAAGATGCAGAAGCAAATAAATTGAATCTGCATTATGGAGATTACAACTGGGATCTGGGCGGATGGTGGGTAACCCAAATGAAAAACGACAAAGAGAGCATAGTTGAAAAGATGACTTTCTTTTGGCATGGGCACCTTACTACTCAATATGCCAACTGTGTAAATATTCCCGTCATTCCTATGTACTTGCAGAATGATCTATTCCGCAAGAATTTTGCCGGGAATTTCTATACCTTGTTAGAGAAAATCTGCATAGATGGCGCTATGCTGGTATATCTTAACGGAGGAGAAAACGTAGCGGAGGCTCCCAATGAAAACTTTGCCAGGGAATTATTAGAGCTGTATTCTTTAGGTGTAGGTAACTATACAGAAGCAGATATCAAAGAAGCTGCAAAGATCTTAACCGGCTGGAAGATCAAATATTTTTCTGACGAATCTCTTACTCCAAATAGGGGGTATTTTAATCCGAACGACTTCGACAAGAATACCAAACGTTTCTTCGATGAAACCTTCCAGGTGAATTATGAAGTAACTCAGGAAAATGTCTTTAATAATTCCGTAAGAAGACTGATCCAGGTTATTCTGAATAAAAAAGGGGACATTGCCGCGAAGTTTATGATGTCTAAGTTCTACAAGTATTTTGTATACGCAAATCCCAATGCTCAGGACGAGAAGATCATCAATGAATTAGCAGCCCAATTAAGACAAGAGAAATTCGAATTCCAACCTGTCTTAAAAACCTTACTGAGAAGTAAACATTTCTTTGCACCGGAAAATATTGGCATTCAATTAAAATCTCCAGCTGAGACTATAGTTAATATGGTAGCTCATCTGAAGTTTGTAGATAAGTATGCCCGAAATATCATGTCAGAATTAGGTTTAGAATTGTTTAATCCTCCTAATGTGAGCGGATGGAAAGGGTATAGAAGTTGGGTATCCACCAAAAGTTTACCTACTACTATATATTATATACATGAGATCTTTTCCTATAATTCTGCTAACGACTTTGCTAACTGGGCGGAAACCATGGATAATTCAGGGGATAGAGAAAGGCTCACTAGTAGAATCTTGGAGACTTTCTTTGGTAGGCCCGTGACAGGGGAAAGGTTTAAGGGATTTGTTGATATTTTAGGTGCCGACTGGTCCGGAATCAATAAGACGGAAGCCGGAAATAGAATCAAGAAACTGTTGGAAAATGTGATCAAGGCTCCTGAATTTTATTTGTCATGA
- a CDS encoding YebC/PmpR family DNA-binding transcriptional regulator, producing the protein MGRAFEFRKARKMKRWSSMAKTFTRIGKDIVMAVKSGGPDPTTNSRLRAVIQNAKAANMPKVNVDNAIKRASSKDQDDYKEIVLEGYGLHGVAVLVECTTDNNNRTVANVRSYFNKTGGNLGTNGMLDFIFERKCIFRIAAAPSIDMEDLELDLIDFGVDDVFLDEETQQINIYGEFTAYGAVQKYLEEKGYELLHADFERIPTDTKKLTEEQAADIEKLLDKLEEDDDVQNVYHNMVIE; encoded by the coding sequence ATGGGAAGAGCGTTTGAGTTTAGAAAAGCTCGTAAAATGAAGCGTTGGTCTTCAATGGCGAAGACCTTTACACGTATTGGTAAAGACATCGTAATGGCCGTTAAATCCGGCGGTCCTGATCCTACTACAAACTCTCGTTTAAGGGCGGTTATTCAAAACGCGAAAGCGGCTAACATGCCGAAAGTAAATGTAGATAATGCCATTAAAAGAGCATCTTCTAAAGATCAGGATGATTACAAAGAGATCGTATTAGAAGGATATGGCTTACATGGAGTTGCCGTACTAGTGGAATGTACTACAGATAATAATAATCGTACGGTAGCAAACGTAAGAAGTTATTTTAACAAGACCGGTGGTAACTTGGGTACAAACGGTATGTTAGATTTCATCTTTGAACGTAAATGTATCTTTAGAATCGCAGCTGCTCCAAGCATTGACATGGAAGATTTAGAGTTAGATCTGATTGATTTCGGAGTAGATGATGTTTTCTTAGATGAAGAAACACAGCAGATCAACATCTACGGTGAGTTCACGGCTTACGGTGCAGTTCAGAAATACTTGGAAGAAAAAGGATATGAATTGTTGCATGCCGACTTTGAACGTATCCCAACAGATACCAAGAAGCTAACTGAGGAGCAAGCCGCGGATATTGAGAAGCTTTTAGATAAATTAGAAGAAGATGACGATGTACAGAACGTATATCATAACATGGTAATCGAATGA
- a CDS encoding DUF1501 domain-containing protein, with amino-acid sequence MKRRGFIKNSTLGLGVVSSMKLDKMDLSAFQPASYVNENDNIVVVVQLFGGNDGMNTITPYEWDMYYNQFRPTLHIPQKSVTIISKEQGMAMHPSLSQGVKGGMLGLFQEGKLGVLSGLGYPNPDFSHFRSTDIWLSGIVPSSTSQPLPTGWLGRYFDTYAGADKPESPYCIQIGKTPSLMFLGETGEKSIVLESADDMYLQGQMVGGDKIDIEAEGFFKQEFDYVNNVGVEVREYSQVIKRAYDSGKNMESYTNNTLSQQLKLVARLIDGGLKTKVYFVEQTGYDTHANQGGLDGTHSKLLKELSEAISSFQSDIEKLGHDKKVVGITASEFGRRPYENGSAGTDHGTSSIMFSFGSAVRGEIIGGYFGYYPLYDGFNHTYATDFRSIYYEIVTNWFGQSHDFAERIFGQKFNYINETGFLKSTQKDPTLPKPPDPPVVIIDPETGQPSVGEKPSLERDKFMIFPNPVVQDWTYLRMNLHYQAKVTVTLVTLEGKEVAQLMTGEYRPAQHDVILQVNVPPGTYLVRIRVGKVTYGVKMVKL; translated from the coding sequence ATGAAGAGAAGAGGTTTTATAAAGAATTCCACATTAGGATTAGGGGTAGTGTCCAGCATGAAGTTGGACAAAATGGATCTAAGTGCCTTTCAACCGGCCTCCTACGTCAATGAGAATGATAATATTGTGGTAGTAGTGCAGCTCTTCGGAGGAAATGATGGGATGAATACCATCACTCCGTACGAGTGGGACATGTACTATAATCAATTCCGCCCTACCTTACATATTCCACAGAAATCCGTTACGATAATCAGTAAAGAACAAGGTATGGCCATGCATCCTAGTCTCAGTCAGGGAGTGAAAGGAGGCATGCTGGGTCTGTTTCAAGAAGGAAAATTAGGAGTGCTGAGTGGCTTAGGCTATCCCAATCCGGATTTCTCTCATTTTAGGTCTACTGATATATGGTTAAGTGGAATAGTACCTTCCAGTACTTCTCAGCCTCTTCCTACCGGTTGGCTGGGCAGATATTTTGATACCTATGCGGGCGCTGATAAACCTGAAAGTCCTTATTGTATACAGATAGGGAAAACCCCTTCTTTGATGTTCCTGGGAGAAACAGGTGAAAAATCTATAGTCCTTGAAAGTGCTGATGATATGTATCTCCAGGGGCAAATGGTGGGAGGTGATAAGATTGATATAGAAGCAGAAGGTTTCTTTAAGCAGGAATTTGACTATGTTAATAACGTTGGGGTAGAAGTAAGAGAGTACTCCCAAGTGATCAAAAGAGCGTATGATTCCGGAAAGAATATGGAATCTTATACCAATAATACTTTATCTCAACAATTGAAATTAGTAGCCCGATTAATAGATGGGGGGCTGAAGACGAAGGTCTATTTCGTAGAGCAAACCGGATATGATACTCATGCAAACCAGGGTGGCCTTGACGGAACACATTCCAAATTGCTGAAGGAATTATCAGAAGCTATTTCTTCTTTCCAGTCGGATATAGAAAAATTAGGTCATGACAAAAAGGTAGTAGGTATCACGGCCTCGGAATTCGGAAGAAGGCCGTATGAAAACGGTAGCGCAGGTACAGATCATGGAACCTCTAGCATCATGTTCAGTTTTGGGTCTGCAGTGAGAGGGGAGATTATAGGGGGTTACTTTGGATATTATCCTTTATATGATGGATTTAATCATACTTATGCTACAGATTTCAGGAGTATATACTATGAAATTGTGACCAATTGGTTCGGGCAGTCGCATGATTTTGCCGAGAGGATCTTTGGACAGAAATTTAACTATATAAATGAAACAGGCTTTTTGAAGAGTACCCAAAAAGATCCCACTCTCCCTAAGCCACCGGATCCACCTGTGGTGATCATAGATCCTGAGACCGGTCAACCCTCAGTAGGCGAAAAACCCAGTTTGGAGAGAGATAAATTCATGATCTTCCCTAACCCTGTAGTACAGGACTGGACATATTTGAGAATGAATCTGCATTACCAGGCGAAGGTCACTGTGACCCTAGTCACTCTGGAAGGGAAAGAAGTGGCACAGTTAATGACGGGAGAATACAGGCCGGCCCAACATGACGTAATTCTTCAGGTTAATGTGCCTCCGGGGACGTATTTGGTAAGGATAAGAGTAGGGAAGGTAACTTACGGGGTTAAAATGGTCAAGCTATAA
- a CDS encoding SDR family oxidoreductase, translating to MNLKLNEKVILVSGGAKGIGEGIVNQLSIEGAIPVIIGRNKQDNELALEKIQAAGGFGMTIEAELSVPEECEKAVRMAVERFGRIDGLVNNAGVNDGVGLEKGDYAAFMASLHRNVVHYYLLAHHALPELIKTKGPILNITSKTAETGQGGTSGYAAANGARNALTREWAVELLKYGIRVNAIVVAECYTPLYDKWIKTLPNPEETLKSIEEKIPLGKRMTTIEEIANMAVFLLSSRSSHTTGQLIHVDGGYVHLDRALL from the coding sequence ATGAATTTAAAACTGAACGAAAAGGTCATTCTGGTTTCTGGTGGAGCCAAAGGTATAGGAGAGGGTATAGTGAACCAATTGAGTATTGAAGGTGCTATTCCCGTGATTATTGGAAGAAATAAACAAGATAATGAACTGGCGCTGGAAAAGATTCAGGCAGCCGGAGGATTTGGAATGACCATAGAAGCAGAACTTTCTGTGCCTGAAGAATGTGAAAAGGCGGTGCGAATGGCAGTGGAACGTTTTGGTAGAATTGATGGTCTGGTGAATAATGCAGGGGTAAATGACGGAGTAGGGTTAGAAAAGGGAGATTATGCTGCCTTTATGGCATCCTTGCACAGAAATGTGGTTCACTATTATTTATTGGCCCATCATGCCCTTCCGGAATTGATCAAAACGAAGGGTCCAATATTAAATATTACTTCCAAAACGGCGGAGACCGGACAGGGGGGTACTTCAGGGTATGCTGCGGCGAACGGTGCCAGGAATGCCTTGACTAGGGAATGGGCAGTGGAACTATTGAAATATGGTATAAGAGTAAATGCTATTGTAGTAGCCGAGTGTTACACTCCTTTGTATGATAAATGGATTAAGACCTTGCCGAATCCGGAAGAGACTTTGAAGTCCATTGAAGAGAAGATACCATTGGGTAAGCGAATGACTACCATAGAGGAAATTGCTAATATGGCCGTGTTCTTATTGTCATCCAGGTCTAGTCATACTACTGGCCAGCTGATCCATGTAGACGGGGGGTATGTACATTTAGATAGGGCTCTTTTATAA